Proteins found in one Planctomycetes bacterium MalM25 genomic segment:
- the rpsI gene encoding 30S ribosomal protein S9, whose protein sequence is MSTATLDALGTGRRKTSVARVRIRQGSGKITINNRELDEFFPIQQHKNAVLAPLNHCEVKDSVDVVIRVHGGGLTGQSGACMQGIARALVKHDSELDEKLREEAFLTRDSRMKERKKPGLRGARRSRQFSKR, encoded by the coding sequence ATGTCTACCGCCACTCTCGACGCTCTGGGAACCGGCCGCCGCAAGACCAGCGTGGCCCGCGTCCGCATCCGCCAGGGCAGCGGCAAGATCACGATCAACAACCGGGAACTCGACGAGTTCTTCCCGATCCAGCAGCACAAGAACGCCGTGCTCGCCCCGCTGAATCACTGCGAGGTGAAGGACTCGGTTGATGTCGTCATCCGCGTCCACGGCGGCGGCCTGACCGGCCAGTCCGGCGCGTGCATGCAGGGCATCGCCCGAGCGCTGGTTAAGCACGACAGCGAGCTGGACGAGAAGCTCCGCGAAGAAGCGTTCCTCACGCGGGACAGCCGCATGAAGGAACGCAAGAAGCCGGGCCTCCGCGGCGCCCGTCGCAGCCGCCAGTTCTCGAAGCGCTGA
- the rplM gene encoding 50S ribosomal protein L13 — translation MRTITRPLQRTTSIKPADVEPQWFHVDATDQGVGRLASQIATVLMGKHKPTYTPHVDTGDFVVVTNVEKVSFSGKKWDQKKYAWYTGYTRQRTISAGDRLEKSPELILKEAVRRMLPKNKLASKMLSKLKLFVGPEHSHQAQQPQELDPTTVR, via the coding sequence ATGCGAACGATCACCCGCCCGCTGCAACGCACCACGTCGATCAAGCCGGCCGATGTCGAGCCCCAGTGGTTCCACGTCGACGCCACGGACCAGGGCGTCGGACGCCTCGCCTCGCAGATCGCCACGGTCCTGATGGGCAAGCACAAGCCGACCTACACGCCGCACGTCGATACGGGCGATTTCGTCGTCGTGACGAACGTCGAGAAGGTCTCGTTCTCCGGCAAGAAGTGGGATCAGAAGAAGTACGCCTGGTACACGGGCTACACGCGTCAGCGGACGATCAGCGCTGGCGACCGGCTTGAAAAGAGCCCCGAGCTGATCCTCAAGGAAGCGGTCCGCCGCATGCTGCCGAAGAACAAGCTCGCCTCGAAGATGCTCAGCAAGCTGAAGCTCTTCGTCGGCCCGGAGCACAGCCACCAGGCTCAACAGCCTCAAGAGCTCGATCCGACCACGGTCCGCTGA
- the ald gene encoding Alanine dehydrogenase: protein MNIGVPKEVKPDEYRVALLPVGAEELVRRGHRVLVERSAGEGSGLPDSMYAEVGATLVDTAAEVWGEADLIVKVKEPQPSEWPLVKPGQTVFTYFHFAASRELTEAMLNSGATSIAYETLTDDQGRLPLLTPMSEVAGRMSVQEGAKYLEKPQMGRGILLGGVPGVAPAHITVLGGGVVGANAAKIAAGFQANVAILDINMDRLRYLDDIMPPNVDVLFSDRHTIRRQLERADLVIGAVLIPGAKAPCLVEREDLGRMNPGSVLIDVAIDQGGCFETSRPTSHAEPTYLVDGVLHYCVTNMPGAVGRTSTFALCNVTLPWVLRLADAGIGTEGVRQAAAASPALADAVNLMEGQVTNRPVAQTFDLPCNEPFGGGA, encoded by the coding sequence ATGAACATCGGGGTTCCGAAGGAAGTTAAGCCCGACGAGTACCGTGTCGCCCTCCTGCCGGTCGGCGCCGAGGAGCTGGTCCGACGGGGGCACCGGGTGCTGGTCGAGCGCTCCGCGGGCGAGGGGTCGGGGCTGCCCGATTCGATGTACGCCGAGGTCGGGGCGACCTTGGTCGACACCGCCGCGGAGGTCTGGGGGGAGGCCGATCTCATCGTGAAGGTGAAGGAGCCGCAGCCGAGCGAGTGGCCGCTCGTGAAGCCGGGGCAGACGGTCTTCACCTACTTCCACTTCGCCGCCAGCCGCGAGCTGACCGAGGCGATGCTCAACAGCGGCGCGACGAGCATCGCCTACGAGACCCTCACCGACGATCAGGGCCGCTTGCCCCTGCTCACCCCCATGAGCGAGGTCGCCGGCCGCATGAGTGTGCAGGAGGGCGCCAAGTATTTGGAGAAGCCGCAGATGGGTCGCGGCATCCTGCTCGGCGGCGTGCCGGGCGTGGCGCCCGCCCACATCACGGTCCTCGGCGGGGGCGTCGTCGGCGCGAACGCGGCGAAGATCGCCGCGGGGTTCCAGGCGAATGTCGCTATCCTCGACATCAACATGGACCGGCTGCGCTACCTCGACGACATCATGCCGCCCAACGTCGACGTGTTGTTCAGTGACCGCCACACGATCCGCCGGCAGCTGGAGCGGGCCGACCTGGTGATCGGCGCCGTGCTGATCCCGGGGGCGAAGGCGCCCTGCCTGGTCGAGCGCGAGGACCTCGGCCGGATGAACCCGGGCAGCGTGCTCATCGACGTGGCGATCGACCAAGGGGGCTGCTTCGAGACCAGCCGCCCCACCTCCCACGCCGAACCGACTTACCTGGTCGATGGCGTGTTGCACTACTGCGTGACCAACATGCCCGGGGCGGTGGGTCGCACCAGCACCTTCGCGTTGTGCAACGTGACGCTGCCGTGGGTGCTGCGCCTCGCCGACGCGGGAATCGGCACGGAGGGGGTCCGCCAAGCAGCCGCCGCCTCGCCCGCGCTCGCTGACGCGGTGAACCTGATGGAGGGCCAAGTCACGAATCGTCCCGTCGCCCAGACGTTCGATTTACCGTGTAACGAGCCGTTTGGTGGTGGAGCGTGA
- a CDS encoding ASCH domain protein → MLLFKAKFLPAIRSGAKTQTIRLWTHRMMRTGQRSYIPGFGPVRITAVDPIELADLTDADAVPDGFETADALREELRNLYDASALAERRAFRVVFEPAGE, encoded by the coding sequence GTGCTCTTATTCAAAGCGAAGTTCCTGCCGGCGATCCGGTCGGGGGCGAAGACGCAAACGATCCGGCTGTGGACGCATCGGATGATGCGAACCGGGCAGCGGAGCTACATCCCCGGTTTCGGCCCGGTGCGGATCACGGCCGTTGATCCGATCGAGCTCGCCGATCTCACCGACGCCGACGCGGTCCCCGACGGCTTCGAGACGGCCGACGCCCTCCGCGAAGAGCTGCGGAACCTGTACGACGCGTCCGCACTCGCCGAACGCCGCGCGTTCCGCGTGGTGTTCGAGCCGGCGGGGGAGTGA
- the epsE_1 gene encoding Putative glycosyltransferase EpsE yields the protein MPTPQISFVVPVHNAGGYLPASLASLRWQTHTDWEAVCVDDGSTDGSTDVIERFAHADRRFRLIRQSQAGLVSALNTGLRHARGPWIARMDGDDIALPDRLEKQLAFVRQNPRCVGLGGAVKLVDPDGRPIGEGVYPTDHRTIEQNLLDARGETIAHPTLLARRDAIESAGRYRHEYETVQDADLLLRLSLLGELANLSDEVLLYRQHPKNYCRVHYATIQEEMRRLIEQAHSERGTSPSDKVLSRLQRPARQTSLVGKWARKAARNGYLSTAFKLTADLVRDAPLSPHTGRVVAEVGIRSAVAIGWGRFGKPTSTPDWRRWDCPEQRAVTSGAA from the coding sequence ATGCCGACGCCCCAGATCAGCTTCGTTGTCCCGGTTCACAACGCCGGCGGCTATTTGCCCGCTTCGCTGGCGAGCCTCCGCTGGCAGACACACACCGATTGGGAAGCGGTCTGTGTCGACGACGGATCGACCGATGGGTCCACCGACGTGATCGAGCGATTCGCCCACGCGGACCGTCGGTTCCGCCTAATCAGGCAATCGCAGGCGGGGCTGGTCTCCGCCCTCAACACGGGGCTCCGCCACGCCCGAGGGCCGTGGATCGCCCGCATGGACGGCGACGACATCGCGTTGCCCGACCGGCTCGAGAAGCAACTCGCGTTCGTTCGGCAGAATCCCCGGTGCGTCGGGCTGGGTGGGGCGGTGAAGCTGGTCGATCCGGACGGGCGACCGATCGGCGAAGGCGTTTACCCAACCGACCATCGAACCATCGAGCAGAACCTGCTCGACGCCCGCGGGGAGACCATCGCCCACCCAACGCTCCTGGCGCGCCGAGACGCGATCGAATCCGCCGGGCGTTACCGGCACGAATACGAAACCGTCCAAGACGCCGACCTGCTGCTGCGGCTCTCCTTGCTGGGGGAATTGGCCAACCTGTCGGACGAAGTCCTGCTCTACCGCCAGCACCCCAAGAACTACTGCCGCGTCCACTACGCCACCATCCAAGAAGAGATGCGGCGGTTGATCGAACAAGCCCACTCCGAACGCGGAACCTCCCCGTCGGACAAGGTGCTGTCCCGGCTGCAACGCCCGGCACGTCAGACCTCGCTGGTCGGCAAGTGGGCGCGCAAGGCGGCACGCAACGGCTATCTGAGCACGGCGTTCAAACTGACAGCCGATCTGGTCCGGGACGCTCCGCTGTCTCCACACACGGGACGAGTCGTCGCCGAGGTCGGGATACGGAGCGCCGTGGCGATCGGGTGGGGCAGGTTCGGAAAACCGACAAGCACGCCCGACTGGCGTCGCTGGGATTGCCCAGAGCAGCGAGCCGTGACGAGTGGCGCCGCGTAA
- the kanF gene encoding 2-deoxystreptamine glucosyltransferase: MAGQVNSCCSAAARRPLQRPPNGARSTTNLLAPALNIGFVSTPTGWGGGENLLAQLVLALRGRGVRAVLATPRGSAMARWAERERVESIELPGRGRTPAALWRLRRGFASAGCEIALLNDPHAITYGGLALTGAGVPRVGVRHTVFPVRSGWKHNRLLERVVAVSAAAREVCLAGGVDAANLRVIHGGVEPRAVDHAQAVAVRKRFANAATDAEERQLVAVGSLLPVKGFDTLIHAVAKARDNGQAWRLWIAGEGPQRDELQSLANERGVAQQVELLGFVDPVSPYLAAADAFVSASHSEGLSLVLVEAMLAGAPIAATPVGGAREVLGMRPTDTTSPHAALFTPGDGEGARRAIEQALTKTEAKPQRLDATRTWANKRFSIDRMAAEYLELFEEMLASPDRSVEHAA, from the coding sequence ATGGCCGGGCAGGTAAACAGCTGTTGTTCCGCCGCCGCCCGCCGCCCGCTACAACGGCCTCCCAACGGCGCCCGATCCACCACCAACCTCCTTGCGCCCGCTTTGAATATCGGATTCGTCAGCACACCGACCGGCTGGGGCGGGGGTGAGAACCTGCTAGCACAGCTGGTGCTTGCGCTCCGAGGGCGCGGCGTCCGGGCGGTGCTCGCCACGCCACGCGGCTCCGCGATGGCTCGGTGGGCGGAACGCGAACGGGTCGAGTCGATCGAACTCCCGGGCCGCGGTCGCACGCCGGCCGCGCTGTGGCGGCTCCGGCGGGGTTTCGCCTCCGCCGGCTGCGAGATCGCGCTGCTGAACGACCCGCACGCGATCACCTACGGTGGCCTCGCGCTAACGGGCGCAGGCGTGCCAAGGGTCGGGGTGCGGCACACGGTCTTCCCGGTCCGTTCCGGGTGGAAACACAACCGCCTGCTCGAACGCGTCGTCGCCGTCTCGGCAGCCGCTCGCGAGGTCTGCCTCGCCGGGGGGGTCGATGCGGCAAACCTTCGGGTGATCCACGGCGGCGTGGAGCCCCGGGCCGTCGATCACGCACAGGCCGTCGCGGTACGCAAACGATTCGCGAACGCCGCGACAGACGCCGAGGAACGCCAGCTGGTAGCGGTCGGCAGCCTGTTGCCCGTGAAAGGGTTCGACACGCTCATCCACGCGGTCGCCAAAGCACGAGACAACGGGCAGGCGTGGCGGCTCTGGATCGCCGGCGAAGGGCCGCAGCGCGACGAGCTGCAATCGCTCGCGAACGAACGGGGCGTGGCCCAGCAGGTCGAGCTCCTCGGATTCGTTGACCCCGTCAGCCCTTACCTGGCGGCGGCGGATGCGTTCGTCTCCGCGTCGCACAGCGAGGGCCTCTCCCTCGTGCTCGTCGAGGCGATGCTCGCGGGAGCCCCGATCGCGGCGACCCCGGTCGGCGGCGCGCGCGAGGTGCTCGGGATGCGCCCAACGGATACGACATCGCCCCACGCCGCGCTCTTCACGCCGGGCGATGGCGAGGGCGCTCGTCGGGCGATCGAGCAGGCCCTAACGAAAACCGAAGCGAAGCCTCAACGCCTCGACGCGACCCGCACTTGGGCGAACAAGCGTTTCTCGATCGACCGCATGGCGGCTGAGTACCTGGAGCTCTTCGAGGAGATGCTCGCTTCGCCCGATCGGAGCGTCGAGCACGCCGCCTAG
- a CDS encoding putative FAD-binding dehydrogenase → MASIVPCDAIVLGAGAAGLLCAVRAAEQGRRVLLLEKGPKAGVKILMSGGTRCNLTHDADAAGIADAYARLAGGPDGKKKARFLRHALAHLTPDALVALFEAEGVATKIEATGKVFPASDRALDVQQALLRMLERSGATLALGEGAVSVERAEAGYAVTTTKRTLHAAKLVIAVGGQSYPGCGTTGDGYAWAKSLGHRIVPPRPALAPLTSNERWVQELQGVTLPDVRVRLAEGSAKPVADRRGSFLFTHFGLSGPAVMDASRFVTERPGAGDWRAVCDFVPALDEEELRNALQASGPRSLLNTVAEWVPRRLAEALVSRTGAPGDRTLAELTKGERRGVLDGLKRTPIPIAGSLGFKKAEVTAGGVDLAEIDPRTLESRLAPGAYFIGEVLDLDGPIGGFNFQAAFSTGALAGDSL, encoded by the coding sequence TTGGCTTCAATCGTTCCCTGCGACGCAATCGTCCTCGGCGCCGGCGCCGCGGGGCTCTTGTGCGCGGTCCGCGCGGCGGAGCAGGGCAGGCGGGTCCTGCTGCTGGAGAAGGGCCCCAAGGCGGGCGTGAAGATCCTCATGTCGGGGGGCACGCGGTGCAACCTGACGCACGACGCTGACGCGGCCGGCATCGCCGACGCTTACGCGCGGCTCGCGGGCGGGCCCGACGGGAAGAAGAAGGCGCGGTTCCTCCGGCACGCGCTGGCGCACCTCACGCCCGACGCACTCGTCGCGCTGTTCGAAGCCGAAGGGGTAGCGACCAAGATCGAAGCGACCGGCAAGGTCTTCCCGGCCAGCGACCGCGCGCTCGACGTGCAACAGGCGTTGCTGCGGATGCTTGAACGGTCGGGCGCGACGCTCGCGCTCGGCGAGGGGGCGGTCTCCGTGGAACGGGCCGAGGCGGGTTACGCCGTCACGACAACCAAGCGGACGCTGCACGCTGCGAAGCTGGTCATCGCGGTCGGCGGGCAGTCGTACCCGGGCTGCGGCACCACGGGCGACGGCTACGCGTGGGCGAAGTCGCTCGGCCACCGCATCGTGCCGCCCCGCCCGGCGCTCGCGCCGCTCACGTCGAACGAGCGCTGGGTGCAAGAGCTGCAGGGGGTGACCCTGCCCGACGTGCGGGTCCGGCTCGCCGAGGGGAGCGCGAAGCCGGTCGCGGATCGGCGGGGGTCGTTCCTGTTCACGCACTTCGGCCTGTCGGGCCCCGCGGTGATGGACGCCAGCCGCTTCGTCACCGAACGCCCCGGCGCAGGCGACTGGCGGGCCGTCTGCGACTTCGTCCCGGCGCTCGATGAAGAGGAGCTGCGGAACGCACTACAAGCGAGCGGCCCGCGGTCGCTGCTCAACACCGTCGCCGAGTGGGTCCCCCGCCGGCTTGCGGAGGCGCTTGTCTCGAGAACGGGCGCGCCGGGCGACCGCACGCTCGCCGAGCTGACCAAAGGGGAACGGCGCGGCGTGCTCGACGGACTCAAACGGACGCCGATCCCGATCGCCGGCTCGCTCGGATTCAAGAAGGCGGAGGTCACCGCGGGCGGGGTCGATCTGGCGGAGATCGATCCGCGGACACTCGAGAGCCGCCTCGCCCCGGGCGCGTACTTCATCGGCGAGGTGCTCGACCTCGACGGCCCGATCGGCGGGTTCAACTTTCAGGCGGCTTTCAGCACGGGCGCGCTGGCGGGCGACTCGCTGTGA
- a CDS encoding Polyketide cyclase / dehydrase and lipid transport, with amino-acid sequence MRPTGRPSDRVYGLTITESVAAPPEHVFELATDLAGAADRIAGIDSVELLTDGPFGVGTRWRETRLMMGKSATEEMGITAFEPGRSYTAEAESCGCHYTSVLTCEPQGAGTRLSFTFDGQPLTLVSKLMSPIGWLMKSQVRKMLAADLADLRRAAEAADA; translated from the coding sequence ATGCGGCCGACAGGCCGGCCGAGTGATCGCGTGTACGGCCTGACGATCACCGAATCGGTCGCCGCCCCACCGGAGCACGTCTTCGAGCTGGCGACCGACCTGGCGGGCGCCGCCGACCGGATCGCCGGGATCGATTCGGTCGAGCTGCTCACCGACGGCCCCTTTGGCGTCGGCACGCGGTGGCGCGAGACCCGCCTGATGATGGGCAAATCGGCGACCGAGGAGATGGGCATCACCGCCTTCGAGCCGGGCCGCTCCTACACCGCCGAAGCGGAGTCGTGCGGCTGCCACTACACATCGGTCCTCACCTGCGAGCCCCAGGGCGCGGGGACGCGCCTCTCGTTCACGTTCGACGGCCAGCCACTCACGCTCGTCAGCAAACTGATGTCGCCGATCGGCTGGCTGATGAAGAGCCAAGTCCGCAAGATGCTTGCCGCCGACCTAGCCGACCTCCGTCGCGCGGCGGAGGCGGCAGACGCTTAG
- the carA2 gene encoding zeta-carotene-forming phytoene desaturase produces the protein MASTGNSYDAIVIGAGHNGLVCACYLARAGKRVCVLERRHVLGGAATTEEMWSGYKVSTAAYVISLFLPEIIQELKLKENGLEVLPRNPSSFTPLPDGRSLLMGPDPQLNRREISQFSSKDAEAYPRYESLLERVAAVLEPTLSQAAPDPLPLPRSWRKIGWGKQMRDAAKMWRMHRALKALGKDQPAAIELLTGAARPILERWFESEALKATLATDAIIGAFTSISSPGSAYVLLHHVMGEAGGARGVWGYVRGGMGGLANALAQVGEQLGVEVRREASVTSINTSSSGDGQGKATGVTLEDGTVLEAPIVASGVDANLTFQKFLQPASLPADFREAVANIDYASASMKINLALAEPPRFTARPTAPGEIAPHHRGTMHVGPTMDYLDRAYDDAKYGAPAREPILEMTMATSVDDTLAPAGKHILSMFVQYAPYQLRDAHWDDIKDAFADTCIAKLAEYAPNVPDAIEHRQVLSPLDIERTYGLTGGNIMQGAMNANQLFCFRPIPGWADHRTPIRGLYLCGAASHPGGGVMGACGKNAAAEILRDC, from the coding sequence ATGGCATCCACCGGCAACTCGTACGACGCGATCGTCATCGGCGCAGGCCACAACGGCCTGGTCTGCGCCTGCTACTTGGCCCGCGCGGGCAAACGCGTTTGCGTGCTGGAACGCCGGCACGTGCTCGGAGGCGCGGCGACGACCGAGGAGATGTGGTCCGGCTACAAGGTCTCCACCGCCGCGTACGTCATCAGCCTCTTCCTGCCGGAGATCATCCAGGAGCTGAAGCTCAAAGAGAACGGCCTGGAGGTCCTGCCGCGGAACCCGTCGAGCTTCACGCCACTGCCCGACGGCCGCAGCCTGCTGATGGGGCCCGACCCGCAGCTGAACCGGCGTGAGATCTCGCAGTTCAGCTCGAAGGACGCCGAAGCCTACCCGCGCTACGAGAGCTTGCTGGAACGCGTCGCCGCGGTGCTCGAGCCGACCCTCAGCCAGGCCGCGCCCGACCCCCTGCCGCTGCCCCGCAGCTGGCGGAAGATCGGCTGGGGCAAGCAGATGCGCGACGCCGCCAAGATGTGGCGGATGCACCGGGCCCTGAAGGCGCTCGGCAAGGACCAGCCCGCCGCGATCGAGCTGCTCACCGGCGCGGCGCGGCCGATCCTCGAGCGCTGGTTCGAGTCCGAAGCCCTGAAGGCGACCCTCGCGACCGACGCGATCATCGGCGCGTTCACCTCGATCAGCTCGCCCGGCAGCGCCTACGTCCTGCTGCACCACGTCATGGGCGAAGCGGGCGGCGCGCGGGGCGTGTGGGGCTACGTCCGCGGCGGCATGGGCGGCCTGGCGAACGCCCTGGCCCAGGTCGGCGAGCAGCTCGGCGTCGAGGTCCGCCGCGAGGCGTCGGTCACGTCGATCAATACAAGTTCTTCAGGAGACGGGCAGGGCAAGGCGACCGGCGTGACGCTCGAAGACGGCACGGTGCTCGAAGCGCCGATCGTCGCCTCGGGAGTGGACGCGAACCTCACGTTCCAGAAGTTCCTGCAGCCCGCCAGCCTGCCGGCCGACTTCCGCGAGGCGGTGGCGAACATCGACTACGCGTCGGCGTCGATGAAGATCAACCTCGCGCTGGCCGAGCCCCCCCGCTTCACGGCCCGCCCGACCGCGCCGGGCGAGATCGCGCCGCACCACCGGGGGACGATGCACGTCGGCCCCACGATGGACTACCTCGACCGCGCCTACGACGACGCCAAGTACGGCGCCCCCGCGCGGGAGCCGATCCTCGAGATGACGATGGCCACGAGCGTCGACGACACCCTGGCGCCGGCCGGCAAGCACATCCTGTCGATGTTCGTGCAGTACGCCCCCTACCAGCTGCGCGACGCCCACTGGGACGACATCAAGGACGCGTTCGCCGACACGTGCATCGCCAAGCTCGCCGAGTACGCGCCGAACGTGCCCGACGCCATCGAGCACCGCCAGGTCCTCTCGCCCCTCGACATCGAACGGACCTACGGGCTCACGGGCGGCAACATCATGCAGGGGGCGATGAACGCCAATCAGCTCTTCTGCTTCCGTCCCATCCCCGGCTGGGCCGACCACCGCACCCCGATCCGGGGGCTCTACCTGTGCGGCGCCGCGAGCCACCCCGGCGGGGGCGTCATGGGCGCGTGCGGCAAGAACGCCGCCGCCGAGATCCTCCGCGACTGTTGA
- the f1pep1 gene encoding Prolyl endopeptidase precursor, protein MSRWLFLSAACLAMTEAAAVEYPDTLREEVVDTYEGKGGKPVEVADPYRWLEEDVRESDRVAGWVAQQQAVTEQYLAGLPEHDAFQERLTELWNYERRGAPRRLGKPGASPRRYLYSKNDGLQNQSVVYVTDDPASDGRVLIDPNAWSEDGTIALAGTSASYDGQLLAYQRSEAGSDWRVIRFLNIDSGDELDDQLRWVKFGSVQWTPDGEGVYYARYPEPEEGDAFQASALNRMICFHRLGTPQSEDTIIYQNEAHPDWSAGVWLTEDGRWEILAESTGTDAQNRLSVRPADQPDSDFIPLSEDFENEFTPIASEGDRLYLLTDYRAPQRRVVAYDLRRAGEAPFRENLVEVIAESAATLESASLVGGVVFAQYLEDVAAVVKRYSPSGSPLGEVELPGVGSVGGFGGWQDADETFYVYTSYDSPPTAYRYDIASGESTKLFQPDVGIDFSKYTVRRDFYTSKDGTRVPIFLTHRKDLKLDGTNPTLLYAYGGFTISITPGYSSARMAWIEKGGVVAVANLRGGGEYGEPWHEAGKLDNKQNVFDDFIAAAEWLCAEKITSPEHLAIQGGSNGGLLVGACMTQRPDLFGACLPAVGVMDMLRFHTFTAGQFWRDEYGSSDDPEMVEYLLGYSPYHNVRPGVANPPTLVTTADTDDRVVPMHSFKFAAALQHAQQTSEAGDNPLLIRIESRAGHGAGTPTTKTIEKYADLWAFLWEHVGPNE, encoded by the coding sequence ATGTCCCGTTGGCTCTTCCTTTCCGCCGCCTGCCTCGCCATGACCGAAGCCGCCGCCGTCGAGTACCCCGACACCCTCCGCGAAGAGGTCGTGGATACCTACGAGGGCAAGGGGGGCAAGCCGGTCGAGGTCGCCGACCCGTACCGCTGGCTCGAGGAGGACGTGCGCGAGTCGGACCGCGTGGCCGGTTGGGTGGCGCAGCAGCAGGCAGTGACCGAGCAGTACCTCGCCGGCCTGCCGGAGCACGACGCCTTCCAAGAGCGCCTCACCGAGCTGTGGAACTACGAACGCCGCGGCGCGCCGCGACGGCTCGGCAAGCCGGGCGCGAGCCCGCGGCGGTACCTCTATTCGAAGAACGACGGCCTCCAGAACCAATCGGTCGTGTACGTGACCGACGACCCGGCCTCCGACGGCCGCGTGCTGATCGACCCGAACGCCTGGAGCGAGGACGGCACGATCGCGCTGGCCGGCACGTCCGCCAGCTACGACGGCCAGCTCCTCGCCTACCAGCGGAGCGAGGCGGGCAGCGACTGGCGCGTGATCCGCTTCTTGAACATCGACTCGGGCGACGAACTCGACGACCAGCTGCGCTGGGTCAAGTTCGGCAGCGTCCAGTGGACGCCCGACGGCGAGGGCGTCTACTACGCGCGCTACCCCGAGCCCGAGGAGGGGGACGCGTTCCAGGCGTCGGCGCTCAACCGGATGATCTGCTTCCACCGGCTCGGCACGCCCCAGTCGGAAGACACGATCATCTACCAGAACGAAGCGCACCCCGACTGGTCGGCCGGCGTCTGGCTCACCGAGGACGGCCGCTGGGAGATCCTCGCCGAGAGCACCGGCACCGACGCGCAGAACCGCCTGTCCGTCCGCCCCGCCGACCAGCCGGATAGCGACTTTATCCCGCTCTCCGAGGACTTCGAGAACGAGTTCACCCCGATCGCCAGCGAGGGGGACCGGCTTTACCTGCTGACCGACTACCGGGCGCCGCAACGCCGCGTCGTGGCGTACGACCTCCGCCGGGCGGGCGAGGCGCCCTTTCGTGAGAACCTCGTCGAGGTGATCGCCGAGAGCGCCGCGACGCTCGAGTCGGCGTCGCTCGTGGGCGGGGTCGTTTTCGCGCAGTACCTGGAGGACGTGGCCGCCGTCGTGAAGCGCTACTCACCGAGCGGCTCGCCGCTCGGCGAAGTCGAGCTGCCGGGCGTCGGCAGCGTGGGCGGCTTCGGCGGCTGGCAGGACGCGGACGAGACCTTCTACGTCTACACGAGCTACGACTCGCCCCCGACCGCCTACCGGTACGACATCGCCTCGGGCGAGTCGACCAAGCTGTTCCAGCCCGATGTCGGCATCGACTTCTCAAAGTACACCGTCCGACGAGACTTCTACACGTCGAAGGACGGCACGCGCGTGCCGATCTTCCTCACGCACCGCAAGGACCTGAAGCTCGACGGAACGAACCCGACGCTGCTGTACGCGTACGGCGGCTTCACGATCTCGATCACCCCCGGCTACTCGTCCGCGCGGATGGCCTGGATCGAGAAGGGGGGCGTCGTCGCCGTGGCGAACCTCCGCGGCGGGGGCGAGTACGGCGAGCCGTGGCACGAGGCGGGCAAACTCGACAACAAACAGAACGTCTTCGACGATTTCATCGCCGCCGCCGAGTGGCTGTGCGCCGAGAAGATCACCTCACCCGAGCACTTGGCGATCCAGGGGGGCAGCAACGGCGGCCTGCTGGTCGGCGCGTGCATGACGCAGCGGCCCGACCTGTTCGGCGCCTGCCTGCCGGCGGTTGGGGTGATGGACATGCTGCGTTTCCACACGTTCACCGCGGGCCAGTTCTGGCGGGACGAGTACGGCTCATCCGACGACCCGGAGATGGTCGAGTACCTGTTGGGTTACTCGCCGTACCACAACGTGCGGCCAGGCGTGGCGAACCCGCCGACGCTGGTCACGACCGCCGACACGGACGACCGCGTGGTGCCGATGCACAGCTTCAAGTTCGCCGCCGCCCTGCAGCACGCCCAGCAGACCTCCGAAGCGGGTGACAACCCGCTGCTGATCCGCATCGAATCCCGCGCCGGCCACGGCGCCGGCACGCCCACCACCAAGACGATCGAAAAGTACGCCGACCTGTGGGCGTTCTTGTGGGAGCACGTGGGGCCGAACGAATGA
- a CDS encoding ASCH domain protein, translating into MELESLQQQYPGAVCFKFGDSEALCQELIALVRSGKKTATCGALSAYEAEGEPLPQVGRTDIALNWDGSPALVIRTTEVTRRRFCDVDESFALAEGEDETLEGWRAGHQAFFERNGGFSPEMVLVCERFELVEVCNLIVS; encoded by the coding sequence ATGGAACTCGAAAGCCTGCAACAACAGTACCCGGGCGCCGTCTGCTTCAAGTTCGGGGACAGCGAAGCGCTCTGCCAGGAGCTGATCGCGCTGGTGCGCAGCGGCAAGAAGACCGCCACCTGCGGCGCCCTCAGCGCCTACGAAGCCGAGGGCGAGCCCCTGCCTCAGGTGGGACGCACCGACATCGCCCTGAACTGGGACGGCTCCCCCGCCCTGGTCATCCGGACGACCGAAGTGACGCGCCGGCGTTTCTGCGATGTCGATGAGTCGTTCGCGCTCGCCGAGGGAGAAGACGAGACGTTAGAAGGCTGGCGAGCCGGTCACCAAGCCTTCTTCGAACGCAACGGCGGCTTCTCGCCCGAGATGGTGCTCGTCTGCGAGCGCTTCGAGCTGGTGGAAGTTTGCAACCTAATCGTTAGTTAG